A section of the Phycisphaerae bacterium genome encodes:
- the sppA gene encoding signal peptide peptidase SppA: MRKQWMTMVAMLLVAAVVAAPVRADDEPEKKNADKTASKKADAESGAADKAKGGATAVEADPIKRLIEIRVDPFLVPARAINVPLPGRVRTAREFMENLEQLAKDDSVGAILLNLDGLSLAIPDIEELRRGLVKFRASGKKVKAYLNSGDPNGYLLACAADEIAMAPSGSLALPGLGRVFTYLKGMYQLQGIEYEVITAGEFKYPGFNNSREPNNHFLEEMNEIMDNQYADYVRMIAEGRKLSEEKVRGIIDECLFDAENAKNAGLVDELGYYEEFRERVLRREKFKKGSDGSSGMANITSLQDLLTQITKEMSKAQDSYKAVGPKIAVLHARGPIVDQSLGAGFASSMIMRDDFVKTIEEIRKNKTIRAVVLRIDSPGGSAYASDIIWKKLCELNDEKPLVVSMGTVAGSGGYYIAAPGRLIFAEPTTITGSIGVIAMLANQRSALNRMDVNVYEMKRGKRALLGSGHRDMSPEDKELFKTYILDTYEQFLDRVAEGRKMPKKELRKLAGGRIYTGRRAQQIGLVDRLGGLDDAIAAVRNMADIPASAEIKLVHYPRPSSLGELAESFFGVTALLETAKLAQTPAQTVSFDQQLSIFGGQPKALCWMAVPDLNALVTPWTPQLAPFSPWTFDGMPGFTKTPQLP; this comes from the coding sequence ATGCGGAAGCAATGGATGACAATGGTTGCAATGCTGCTGGTGGCGGCGGTGGTTGCCGCGCCGGTTCGTGCCGACGACGAGCCTGAAAAGAAGAACGCGGACAAGACCGCATCGAAGAAGGCGGACGCCGAGTCCGGGGCCGCCGACAAAGCAAAGGGGGGCGCGACCGCCGTCGAGGCCGATCCCATCAAACGATTGATCGAAATCCGCGTCGACCCATTCCTCGTCCCCGCCAGGGCGATCAACGTTCCGCTGCCCGGCCGCGTCCGAACCGCGCGTGAATTCATGGAGAACCTTGAGCAGCTTGCGAAGGACGACTCCGTCGGCGCAATCCTGCTTAACCTCGACGGCCTTTCCCTCGCCATTCCTGACATCGAGGAACTTCGACGGGGACTGGTCAAATTCCGCGCATCCGGAAAGAAGGTGAAGGCCTATCTCAACTCCGGAGATCCGAACGGCTATCTCCTCGCCTGCGCCGCCGACGAAATCGCAATGGCGCCCAGCGGCTCGCTCGCCCTGCCCGGACTTGGCCGGGTTTTCACCTATCTGAAGGGAATGTACCAGCTTCAGGGAATTGAGTACGAGGTGATCACGGCCGGCGAATTCAAATACCCCGGCTTTAACAACAGCCGAGAGCCGAACAATCACTTCCTCGAAGAGATGAACGAGATCATGGACAACCAGTACGCCGACTATGTCCGGATGATCGCCGAAGGCCGAAAACTGAGCGAGGAAAAGGTTCGTGGCATCATCGACGAGTGCCTGTTCGACGCCGAAAATGCGAAGAACGCCGGACTGGTCGATGAGCTTGGATACTACGAGGAGTTTCGCGAACGCGTTCTGCGCCGTGAGAAATTCAAGAAGGGCTCCGACGGCTCCAGCGGCATGGCAAACATCACGTCGCTCCAGGACCTGCTCACGCAGATCACAAAGGAAATGTCCAAAGCCCAGGACAGCTACAAAGCGGTCGGACCGAAGATTGCTGTCCTGCACGCCCGCGGCCCCATCGTGGACCAGAGCCTCGGCGCCGGATTCGCGTCGTCGATGATCATGCGGGACGACTTCGTCAAGACAATCGAGGAAATCCGCAAGAACAAGACCATCCGCGCAGTCGTGCTCCGAATCGACAGCCCCGGCGGATCGGCCTATGCATCGGACATCATCTGGAAAAAGCTCTGTGAACTGAACGACGAGAAGCCGCTGGTCGTGAGCATGGGCACCGTTGCGGGTTCCGGCGGTTATTACATTGCCGCGCCCGGCAGATTGATCTTCGCCGAGCCGACAACAATCACGGGCTCCATCGGCGTGATCGCAATGCTCGCCAATCAGCGATCGGCCCTCAATCGGATGGACGTCAATGTCTATGAAATGAAACGCGGCAAGCGCGCCTTGCTCGGATCAGGTCATCGCGACATGTCACCCGAAGACAAAGAGCTGTTCAAAACCTACATCCTCGACACATACGAACAGTTCCTCGACCGCGTCGCCGAAGGCCGCAAGATGCCCAAGAAGGAACTCCGCAAGCTTGCCGGCGGCCGAATCTATACCGGACGCCGAGCGCAGCAGATCGGCCTTGTGGATCGGCTCGGCGGACTCGATGACGCGATCGCGGCTGTCCGCAACATGGCTGATATCCCGGCCAGTGCCGAAATCAAGCTCGTTCACTACCCCCGCCCCAGCTCGCTCGGAGAACTGGCCGAGAGTTTCTTCGGGGTGACCGCGCTCCTCGAAACGGCCAAGCTCGCCCAGACGCCGGCCCAGACAGTGTCATTCGACCAGCAGTTGTCGATCTTCGGCGGCCAGCCGAAGGCACTCTGCTGGATGGCGGTCCCGGACCTGAACGCGCTCGTAACGCCCTGGACGCCGCAACTCGCGCCGTTCTCGCCATGGACCTTCGATGGAATGCCGGGCTTCACTAAGACGCCACAGCTACCATAA
- a CDS encoding zinc ribbon domain-containing protein — translation MKRQVILIAILVLGAAVSAYVWTRPGENEVDQNLAAQKQEFVCEKCGTRFELTVAESTAMYRSETGVTCPNCKAGGAEKTDVKVRVSGFASEEDKEAAAADESGESAKSFGSRSRAQ, via the coding sequence ATGAAACGTCAGGTCATACTAATTGCCATTCTGGTTCTCGGAGCCGCGGTCAGCGCCTATGTCTGGACAAGGCCGGGAGAGAACGAGGTCGACCAGAACCTCGCCGCCCAGAAGCAGGAATTTGTCTGCGAAAAATGCGGCACACGGTTCGAGTTGACCGTGGCCGAATCTACCGCGATGTACCGATCCGAAACCGGCGTCACCTGCCCGAATTGCAAGGCAGGCGGTGCTGAAAAGACCGATGTGAAGGTTCGGGTGTCTGGTTTCGCCTCGGAGGAGGACAAGGAGGCGGCCGCCGCCGATGAATCCGGCGAATCCGCCAAGTCCTTCGGATCGCGTTCCAGAGCCCAGTAG
- a CDS encoding GMC family oxidoreductase: protein MRDYECDICIIGSGFGGSVCALRAAQAGCRVVLLERGPRLSADHFEDLAAGNRPIFRMQDLFSRQRNADIPDGIVDLQFAGGLCAVTASAVGGGSHLYTAVTLRAPEETFTPQWSALSRMVMDPYYDRVEAIIRPTRLPHTLPRTAAMQSAASHIGGRCVRLPLAMDWPENASDMAQPPTTSGLRREVATWLQGGRTCRKRTLDRTYLAQAESAGAEIRAMHDVTAIAPLDIDGGYEVRFNRPSNEYGTEAGSLRARRVVLSAGTFGTMKLLFHCRDAIGTLPHLSAALGWRFHTNGDFGAAIIGAAEPDADSGPPVTGWIDCWSDDRLFLMDTGVWPIGSLTALSTSLGRAWSIGVMGFDDNPCRLNWETNGHSPRGRWRFTRDAARSSAFDERRLARLRDLARAVGGRLLAPPAWFDRRMPSTVHPMGGAVIAESPAQGVTNPFGEVFGHPGLYLADASLFPTPTGVAPSMTIAAVAEWVIEHLLAEAGAKA from the coding sequence ATGAGAGATTACGAATGCGACATCTGCATCATCGGATCCGGCTTTGGTGGGTCCGTCTGCGCACTTCGAGCCGCCCAAGCGGGATGCCGCGTCGTCCTTCTTGAACGCGGACCGCGATTGTCAGCCGATCACTTTGAAGACCTCGCCGCCGGAAACCGACCGATCTTCCGAATGCAGGATTTGTTTTCTCGTCAGCGCAACGCCGACATTCCCGACGGCATCGTCGATCTCCAATTCGCGGGCGGACTCTGCGCCGTCACCGCCAGCGCGGTCGGCGGCGGGTCCCATCTCTATACAGCCGTTACCCTGCGCGCGCCGGAGGAAACCTTCACGCCACAATGGTCGGCGCTTTCTCGTATGGTCATGGATCCGTATTACGATCGTGTCGAGGCAATCATCCGGCCCACAAGGCTGCCGCACACCCTGCCGCGAACGGCCGCGATGCAGTCTGCCGCTTCGCACATCGGCGGCCGCTGCGTCCGGTTGCCGCTCGCCATGGACTGGCCCGAAAATGCCTCCGACATGGCACAACCGCCGACAACATCCGGCCTTCGCAGGGAAGTCGCGACCTGGCTGCAGGGCGGTCGAACATGCCGAAAACGAACACTCGACAGAACCTACCTCGCACAGGCGGAATCGGCCGGCGCGGAAATCCGTGCAATGCACGATGTCACGGCTATTGCACCGCTTGATATCGACGGCGGTTACGAAGTCCGATTCAACCGCCCCTCAAACGAATACGGCACCGAAGCAGGCTCGCTCAGGGCGAGGCGAGTCGTCCTCTCCGCCGGAACATTCGGCACAATGAAGCTGCTGTTCCATTGCCGCGACGCAATCGGCACGCTGCCCCATCTCAGCGCCGCGTTGGGCTGGCGATTCCATACAAACGGCGACTTCGGAGCGGCCATCATCGGCGCGGCCGAGCCGGACGCGGACAGCGGGCCGCCCGTCACAGGCTGGATCGATTGCTGGAGCGATGATCGACTGTTCCTGATGGATACAGGAGTCTGGCCGATTGGCAGTCTGACGGCGTTATCGACTTCACTGGGACGCGCCTGGTCGATCGGAGTCATGGGTTTCGACGACAATCCCTGTCGGCTCAATTGGGAAACCAACGGTCACTCGCCACGCGGCCGATGGCGATTCACGCGCGATGCCGCGCGGAGTTCTGCATTTGACGAGCGACGACTCGCACGCTTGCGTGATCTGGCCCGGGCAGTGGGCGGAAGGTTGCTCGCGCCGCCGGCATGGTTCGACCGCCGCATGCCCTCCACCGTGCATCCAATGGGCGGCGCGGTCATCGCGGAATCGCCGGCGCAAGGCGTGACAAACCCGTTTGGCGAGGTCTTCGGACATCCCGGCTTGTATCTTGCGGATGCAAGCCTCTTTCCGACTCCAACCGGCGTCGCCCCGAGCATGACCATCGCGGCCGTCGCCGAATGGGTGATCGAACACCTGCTTGCCGAAGCGGGAGCAAAAGCTTGA